In Sphingobacteriaceae bacterium, the following proteins share a genomic window:
- a CDS encoding glycosyl hydrolase, translated as MAQVKVSICIPVYNGAKYISEAINSVLNQTFQDFEIIILDNKSTDNSVAVVKNYTDPRIKLFQNESNLGMLGNWNKILTLATGEYIKLLPADDAIYPDCLKLQCEILDQDKKKEISLVSGRKNIVNAKGKIIFSRGFSKKRIRVSKTDAVNKNIRSGGNIIGEPGVVLFRKELLEVTGVFDASIYYTMDLDLWFRMLLHGDLFVIPDNVCIFRVSNESESTKIINRQKTDQQNFIRKVFSAPEYQLTKFNYRVGLFAVVLSTFFKKILYKFILN; from the coding sequence ATGGCCCAGGTTAAGGTAAGTATTTGTATTCCTGTATATAATGGAGCAAAATATATCAGCGAAGCAATTAATTCCGTTCTCAACCAAACTTTTCAGGATTTCGAAATTATCATTTTAGACAATAAATCCACAGATAATTCTGTTGCTGTTGTAAAGAATTATACGGACCCAAGAATAAAACTTTTTCAGAATGAATCAAATTTGGGTATGTTGGGAAATTGGAATAAAATTCTGACTCTTGCGACAGGTGAGTACATCAAATTGCTGCCGGCTGATGATGCAATTTATCCTGACTGTCTGAAATTACAGTGCGAAATTTTAGACCAGGATAAAAAAAAGGAAATAAGTCTTGTTAGTGGAAGAAAAAATATTGTAAACGCTAAAGGGAAAATTATTTTTAGCCGGGGCTTTTCCAAAAAAAGAATCAGGGTAAGCAAAACAGATGCAGTGAATAAAAATATCCGTTCTGGAGGAAATATAATTGGAGAACCTGGTGTAGTATTGTTCAGAAAAGAACTTCTTGAAGTAACCGGCGTGTTTGACGCCAGTATTTATTACACTATGGATTTAGATCTTTGGTTCAGAATGCTATTACATGGCGACTTATTTGTCATACCAGATAACGTATGTATTTTCAGAGTATCAAATGAATCAGAGAGCACAAAAATAATTAACAGGCAGAAAACAGATCAACAAAATTTTATTAGAAAAGTGTTTTCCGCTCCGGAGTATCAACTAACAAAATTCAACTACAGAGTAGGATTATTCGCAGTAGTACTTTCAACTTTTTTTAAAAAGATCTTGTACAAATTTATTTTAAACTGA
- a CDS encoding dTDP-4-dehydrorhamnose 3,5-epimerase yields the protein MFNVVQTKISGCFEIQLKKIEDLRGSFTKTFHAHIFRELNLDMKFTEEFFIYSHKNVFRGMHFQNPPTATYKLVYCVHGEVTDYIVDLRVGSPTYGQYVSFELNAKSPKSIFLDKGLAHGYMVKSDFAIMQYKSSEVFDPATDGAIDYRSFDFAKDIVNPILSEKDIKAVSFEDFKNDFKF from the coding sequence ATGTTTAATGTAGTACAAACAAAAATTTCCGGGTGTTTCGAAATCCAACTTAAAAAGATTGAAGACTTAAGAGGATCGTTCACAAAAACATTTCACGCACATATATTTAGGGAGTTAAATCTGGACATGAAGTTTACGGAAGAATTTTTTATTTATTCTCATAAAAATGTATTTCGCGGTATGCATTTTCAAAATCCTCCAACTGCAACTTATAAACTTGTTTATTGCGTTCACGGTGAAGTAACAGATTACATTGTAGATTTAAGAGTTGGCTCACCAACTTACGGTCAATATGTTTCATTCGAACTAAATGCAAAGTCTCCCAAATCTATTTTCCTTGATAAAGGCCTGGCACATGGCTATATGGTTAAATCGGATTTTGCAATCATGCAATATAAGTCATCTGAAGTTTTTGACCCCGCGACGGATGGAGCTATTGATTACAGGTCTTTTGATTTTGCAAAAGATATTGTAAATCCCATATTATCAGAGAAAGATATCAAAGCAGTATCTTTTGAAGATTTTAAAAATGATTTTAAATTTTAA
- a CDS encoding epimerase, with product MKVLVTGATGGLGTLIVNNLLSRGIEVVATSRDQAKAEKSDFFNKVIFKAYSIENNPREDLYAYFEKPDALIHCAWDKLGAAEYKNPMHTQVILGQHKDFLKNLLQNGLKDITVIGSVYEYGITEGELSEDMPSEPTVEYSIAKNLLREFLQEEQANFDFVLKWMRVFYVFGEVKGRKNLYTLLAEAVNREDKTFNMSGGQQTRDFLTSEEIADIIVRASIQKEVNGIINCCSGKPVVLIDIIQDYIKKHNSSIELNLGFYPYPDYEPMHTWGSVEKLNKIK from the coding sequence ATGAAAGTTCTAGTGACGGGCGCGACAGGAGGTTTAGGAACACTGATTGTAAATAATCTATTGAGTCGTGGAATCGAAGTTGTTGCAACATCCAGAGATCAAGCGAAGGCTGAAAAAAGTGACTTTTTTAATAAGGTGATATTTAAGGCTTACAGCATTGAGAACAATCCAAGAGAAGATCTTTACGCATATTTTGAAAAACCAGACGCACTCATTCATTGCGCCTGGGATAAGTTGGGAGCTGCCGAATATAAAAACCCCATGCACACACAGGTGATCCTTGGGCAGCATAAAGACTTTCTGAAAAATCTTTTACAAAATGGATTAAAAGATATTACTGTGATTGGAAGCGTTTACGAGTATGGAATTACCGAGGGAGAATTATCAGAAGATATGCCTTCGGAGCCCACGGTAGAATATTCCATAGCCAAAAATTTACTGCGGGAGTTCCTGCAGGAAGAACAAGCAAATTTTGATTTTGTATTAAAATGGATGCGTGTGTTTTATGTGTTTGGTGAAGTAAAGGGCAGAAAAAATCTTTATACTTTATTAGCCGAAGCCGTAAATAGAGAAGACAAAACATTTAATATGTCAGGCGGCCAACAAACACGCGACTTCCTTACTTCAGAAGAAATTGCGGATATTATTGTTCGTGCCTCTATTCAAAAAGAGGTAAATGGTATTATTAACTGTTGCAGCGGCAAACCAGTGGTGTTGATAGATATTATCCAGGATTATATCAAAAAACACAATTCAAGCATTGAATTGAACTTAGGATTTTATCCTTATCCGGACTATGAACCTATGCATACATGGGGTTCGGTCGAAAAATTGAATAAGATAAAATAG
- the rfbF gene encoding glucose-1-phosphate cytidylyltransferase, protein MKVVILAGGLGTRLSEETDIKPKPMVEIGGKPILWHIMKIYSHYGYNEFVICLGYKGHVIKEFFSNFFLHSSNVTIDLANNKVEVHNSEAENWKITLVDTGKESMTGGRIKRIKDYVNDSTFMLTYGDGVSNINIPELVEFHKKSKKAVTVTAVQPESRFGVLDINADNEVKSFMEKPKGESGWINGGFFVCEPAIFKYIKGDDTIWEREPLENIAKDKEIAAFKHFGFWKPMDSLKDKQDLNKYWDTNKAEWKIW, encoded by the coding sequence ATGAAAGTTGTAATACTAGCGGGCGGACTTGGAACAAGACTCTCGGAAGAAACAGACATTAAACCAAAGCCAATGGTAGAGATTGGCGGTAAACCAATTTTATGGCATATCATGAAAATATATTCACATTATGGTTATAATGAGTTTGTGATTTGCCTTGGTTACAAGGGTCATGTTATAAAAGAATTCTTTTCGAATTTTTTCCTTCATAGTTCTAATGTAACTATTGATTTAGCAAATAATAAAGTAGAAGTCCATAATTCGGAAGCGGAGAACTGGAAAATTACTTTGGTGGATACAGGTAAAGAGTCTATGACAGGGGGCCGTATTAAACGCATTAAAGACTATGTGAATGATTCAACCTTCATGCTCACTTATGGTGATGGTGTAAGTAATATCAATATCCCTGAACTTGTTGAATTTCATAAAAAAAGCAAAAAGGCGGTAACGGTTACTGCTGTGCAGCCAGAGAGCCGTTTTGGTGTTTTGGATATTAATGCCGATAATGAGGTAAAATCATTCATGGAGAAACCAAAAGGAGAGAGTGGTTGGATTAATGGCGGATTTTTTGTTTGCGAACCGGCTATTTTTAAATATATAAAGGGAGATGACACGATTTGGGAGAGGGAACCTTTAGAAAATATTGCTAAGGATAAAGAGATTGCCGCATTTAAACATTTTGGGTTTTGGAAACCTATGGACTCGCTGAAAGATAAACAGGATTTGAACAAATACTGGGATACAAATAAAGCAGAGTGGAAAATCTGGTAA
- the rfbG gene encoding CDP-glucose 4,6-dehydratase, giving the protein MTDLFSGIYKGKKILVTGDTGFKGSWMCIWLKELGAEVYGYALPPLTAKDNFVSTGLENKIHHQDGDIRDLTKLKKYFAEVKPDIAFHLAAQPLVIESYHNPHYNFETNLMGTVNFFEAVRACDSVKVAINVTTDKCYQNNEWIWGYRENDPMGGDDPYSASKGCSELITNSYIKSFFTTEGSAQVASGRAGNVIGGGDWAENRIIPDIIRAYQSNQTVIIRNLDSVRPWQFVLEPIYGYLKLAQKLFNEGKKFSGGWNFGPSAFENYSVGDVVAEVKKIIPSVKIDAPEMKGKKHEAGLLKLDITKAVNFLDWKPKLNFEQTIQYTLDGYLDEINAVDNLYLRRASQLEMYCSL; this is encoded by the coding sequence ATGACAGATCTGTTTTCCGGCATTTACAAGGGTAAGAAAATTCTGGTAACTGGTGACACCGGCTTTAAAGGCTCGTGGATGTGTATCTGGCTTAAAGAATTGGGGGCTGAAGTATATGGGTATGCCTTACCTCCCTTAACTGCCAAAGATAATTTTGTATCAACAGGCCTTGAAAATAAAATTCATCACCAAGACGGGGATATCCGAGATCTTACAAAGTTGAAAAAATATTTTGCTGAGGTGAAGCCTGACATAGCGTTTCACCTGGCCGCGCAACCGCTTGTTATTGAATCTTATCATAACCCCCATTATAATTTTGAAACAAATTTAATGGGTACAGTTAACTTTTTTGAAGCTGTAAGAGCATGTGATTCTGTAAAAGTGGCTATAAATGTTACCACAGATAAATGTTATCAGAACAATGAATGGATATGGGGTTACAGAGAAAATGATCCCATGGGAGGGGATGATCCATATAGCGCCTCAAAAGGGTGTTCCGAATTAATAACCAATTCTTACATAAAATCTTTTTTTACAACAGAAGGCAGCGCTCAGGTAGCTTCGGGAAGAGCGGGGAATGTTATTGGTGGTGGCGATTGGGCTGAAAACAGAATTATTCCGGATATTATAAGGGCTTATCAGTCAAACCAAACAGTTATTATAAGAAATCTGGATTCAGTAAGACCCTGGCAGTTTGTTCTTGAACCCATTTACGGCTATTTAAAACTTGCTCAGAAATTATTTAACGAGGGCAAGAAATTTAGCGGGGGCTGGAATTTCGGTCCTTCGGCTTTTGAAAACTATAGTGTTGGAGATGTTGTAGCCGAAGTTAAAAAAATTATTCCTTCGGTAAAAATAGACGCTCCGGAAATGAAGGGGAAGAAGCATGAGGCTGGTTTATTAAAGTTAGATATTACCAAGGCAGTCAATTTTCTTGACTGGAAACCTAAATTAAATTTTGAGCAAACCATTCAATATACTCTTGATGGATACCTTGATGAAATAAATGCGGTTGATAATTTATATTTGAGAAGAGCTTCTCAGCTAGAGATGTACTGCAGTTTATAA